The DNA window CCCGGAATATCAAGTATACAGTACCTGTAACTTTCAGGGTTGTGTTTGTAATCGGATAACTTACCCCCATTTAAAATGAGGTTTCGTATTTCAACTCCTGGATAGATTTTTTTTATCCGGGCTATATTTCTTGCATCCGGTATTTTTGTTACCAGTTTGTCTGAAAATTTGCGTAGTTCAAAATTGTAACACATCGAATATTCAGGAGCAAACTCAGGATAAATATCAGGTTCATCTCCAGATGCCAGATCACAGATTAAATGGAGTGGATCAAATCCTTTGACAGTTTCAATGGTTTTTGCAAACTGGAAAGCAATACGTGCATTAACTTCGATAATAGATACATTACCGGTTTTTTCATCAATTTTTAATTCTACATTGATGAAAGTGTTGTCAAGTTTTAGATTCTTTGCCAGTTTATCAATCATATTATAGATTTTTTGTTCTGTTTCAGGCGAAACCTGATAAGGAAACTCATGATGGGAAAAACTTATTTTATCATCAAAAAAAGCTGCTTTTGTAAGCGCAAAAACATGTGCTTTCTGGTTGTACACATAACAATCAGCAGTTACCTGTGTACCAAAAATTAGTTCTTCACATAAAAACTTGTTACATGTATACAGGTTTTCAGGATTATCATAACTTGACAATGATAGTGAGTCCACATAATACTGGTTGTAATCCTTGATATACTCTCCAAAATCATTAATTAATTGCTGTAGGTCTTTGGTAGTATCAATTTTTTGAGCCGCAAATGATACATTGGATCGTACAGGTTTGGCAAATGCCGGTAAAGATTTTTCCAAATTGCTGAGATACTCTTCATCCAAACAAAAGTTAGGAATGTATTCAGGGACAATTTTTTCCTGTAATTGCCGTGATATATATTTGTTCTGACAGTTAACTACACCTTCTACAGAAATACCAGGCATACCTGTATGTTCACATATAACCGATGCAAAAACTGCAGATGAATCATGGGTTCCCACCACTCCGTCATACATATCAGGATTATTGTTGATTTGCTGGATGATGTCTTTTAGAGCGTTTGTGACACCTCTCCCAAGAATATCTTCTGTGGTTTCTATACTAATCTGATAGTTATCAGTATGGTTGAAGCTTTCCATAATCAGATGGATATCACTTTGCTCACATATTATGAGTATTTTCTTTTTATTGTCAGTCAATAACTTTACCCCATATTGTTTTTAATTTATATGAAAATATTATATGTTCCATTCACACAAACACTTTTGTGGATTACCTTCCTTAAAAGTCATAATGATATTTTGAGTTTCCAGAAGGCAGGATATATCTTCCATTGGATTTTTATTAAGGATTACACAATCTGCGGATTTCCCAACTTCAAGTGTCCCTGTAACATCACCCAGACCAATAGCCTCTGCAGCTGTACGGGTTGATGCAATAATAGCTTGTTCAGGTGTCATCAGGTTTTCTCTAACATATCTAACAAGTTCCATACTATTGTTTCCATGATAATTGAATGGTGTACCGGCATCAGTACCCATAATAACCTTTACCCCTATTTCCAACGCCTTGCGAATAACATTTTTACGCATCTGGGCTACTTCTTCAGCCTTTTCACGCATAAAATCTGGAATCAAAGCTTCATTTTCCTTTCGTACCATGAAATAATTTGATGACAGAGTAGATACTAAATATACATTGTTATTTTTCATCATCTTCAGCGTTTGTTCATCCGCCAGTGTTCCATGTTCAATCGTTCTGACACCTGCTTTAATAGCGTTTTTAATACCCTCTGAACCATGTGCATGGGCTGCTGTATATATACCCAGTTTTAAACCCTCATCTACAACTGCACTTATTTCTTCGACATCAAGCTGTGGTGCACCTGGTATCCCTCCGGGATTCATTATTGCTCCTGTTGCCATGACTTTAAGAAAATCTACACCTTCTTTAAGTTGCTCACGTGCAGCTTTTCGGTTTTCATCCACCCCATCCGCTTCGCGATACATACCGGAAAAATACTCACTTCCAGCAGATTGCATACAGATTATTTTACCACTTGTCAATATACGTGGACCTGCAATAAGCCCATCTTCGACAGCCTTTTTTACAGCAATATCTATATAATTTACAGAACCCACGTTTCTGACTGTAGTAAACCCTGAATTTACAGTCTTTTCCATATCTATAGCTGCACGAATAGCCCTGTATTTATCATCCAGAAGGTTTTCCTGATAAGTATCTGGAAAACCATGTAAATCCAGATGAACATGGGTATCTATAAGACCCGGTATTATAAATTGACCAGATACATCATAAAACAATGATTCATCATCTATTTTTATATCACAATCTTTTTGTGAACCAATATATACAATTTCATCATCCTGAAATACCAACAAAGCATCAGTATGAAAACCATTATCTGTCCCATCAAAGATAGTAGCACCTTTTAGAACAGTTTGCACAGAATTCTCCATATTATCCAAACCCTTATCTCATCAAAGTTAAAACGCAGAAAATATAATCGATATCAATTTTAGAAACAGTATCATAAATTATTCAATTCAATATCTGCAGTATATAAAACCACTATACACAAATTAACTTTTCGGTAGGAAATTTTTTAGGTTATATAATAAAAAGGACAAGTTTTTTATTAGCTTTTTATTATTTACAATTTGGTGTTTTAATGGGTACTGTACAAACAGGTATGTTATTTTTTATGATTGCATTTGCTATATTGTTCGGGCTATTAATGCTTAACAATATTCCCTCTATGGAAAATCAGGTTTTGTTACCTAATCTGGCAGGTTTGCTTGTTGTTGCCGGTTTCATTATTGCTGGAATATATAACCTGTTTACTGGAAAATATTCCTGAACATAATGGGAAAATTAAAATCTACAAAATTCATAACAATTATACACTACTATGACATCCATCATATACCATCCGGATTATCTCAAACACAATACTGGCAACCACCCTGAATCATCCATACGTCTCAGCCATGCTGTAGAGTATCTGGAAAAGCAAGATGTTTTTAAAAACCATCCTTTAGTAGAACCTAATACCGCTGAAATATCCCAGATTCAAACTATCCACACACCAGATTATATTAAAAAAGTTGAATATCATTGCAACAATGAAATACCTCTTGACCCTGATACTGTTGTATCAAAGGATTCATATCGTGCAGCTCTTCTTGCTGCCGGTGGGTCTATCAGAGCAGTAAATGAAACATATACCAATAATTCCGCTTTTGCACTGGTACGACCTCCCGGACATCACGCTGAATCCGATAGAGCAAAAGGGTTCTGTCTTTTTAATAATATAGCCATTGCTGCAAAATATGCTCAATCACAGGGAATGAAACGTGTTCTTATAATCGACTGGGACGTCCATCACGGAAACGGTACCCAGCATTCATTTTATTCAGATTCCACTGTAATGTATATGTCTACTCACCGCTATCCATGGTTTCCGGGTACCGGATGGATGGATGAAACCGGATCTGGAGAAGGTGAAGGATACAACATCAACGTTCCATTATTTGCCGGTTCAACCGATGACGAGTATGCCTATGTTTTTGATAAAATATTTATGCCTGTAGCATTGCAGTTTCAGCCCGACATAATTATGGTATCTGCAGGGATGGATGCACAGGAAAATGATATGCTTGGCGGCATGAAGTTAACTTCTGAAGGATTTGCTACACTGGCAGGATATATCAAAAGAATTGCCGACCTTACCTGCAAACAGTTTATATTGGTATTGGAAGGCGGATATCAACATGAAAAACTGGCTGAATCTATCTATCAGGTTATAACGGCTATAAATTCTGAGCCTCATTTAATAGAAATTCAGAAAAACAATGTTTCAGAAAATGTATTAAAAAGGGTGGACGAGGTTATCGGGATACAAAGGCAATGGTGGAATATTTAAAAATCAAAAAATAATATATAGCATTAATCTCCTCTTTTTCTGCATGAGTTCGATAAAACTGCCGTATGGGCACGACAGTTTAACTCTGGATATACCAGACAAAAATTTATCACGTGTCATAGTTCCAGAAGAACCGGAAATTACAGAAGATGAATCATCTTTAATGCAAAAAGCTCTGGAAAATCCGGTAAAAAGTAAACGACTTTCAGAGATTGTAGATGATGAATCAACCGTAGCAGTGCTTGTAAGCGATACTACTCGTCCTGCTCCTACATCAAAGATGTTACCACCCCTTTTAAATGAACTGTATCGCGGAGGAATCAAGGATGAAAATATAACAATTGTATTTGGTCTTGGTCTCCACCGCAATCAGACTGAAGAAGAAATGGAAAAGCTTGTGGGTTCAGACATATACAATCGTGTCAGATGTATCGAGCATGACAGAGAACGCTGCAGACATATTGGTGATACAAGCAACGGAACTCCGGTAGAGATTTTTGAAGAAGTGCTTGATTCTGATATGATTGTCTGCACCGGTAATATAGAATTTCATTATTATGCCGGATATAGTGGCGGTGGAAAAGCAATCCTTCCAGCAGTAAGTTCTGAAAAAACCGTCATGACAAACCACGAAATGATGAGAGATGACAAGGCTACCACCGGTGTGATAGAAAGCCCTGTAAGAACCGATATAGAGGAAGCTGCACAGATGGTAGGGGCTGACTTTTTGTTTAATGTTGTATTAAGCAGTCAAAAAGATATAATTTATGCGACCGCTGGTGACGTGATTGAAGCCCATAGAAAGGGTGTAAAATATCTTGACAGCATTTATAAGGTTAAAGTCGAACCATCGGATATAGTAGTGGTAAGCCCCGGTGGATATCCAAAAGACCTGAATCTTTATCAGGCAGTTAAAGGTCTCGAAAATGCAAAAAATGCAGCTGTTGAAGGCGGCTCGATAATCCTTTCAGCTAAATGTCAGGAATGTCTCGGAAATGCTGTATTTGAAAAATGGACAAGAGAACTTGAAACTCCTGAAGAAACCATTGAAAAATTCAACTGTTCGTTTGAACTTGGTGGTCATAAAGCTGCAAATATTGCTAAAATGGCAAAAAAGTTCAATCTTTATCTGGTGTCCAATATGCCGGAAGAAGATGCTAAAAATGCGTTCTTCAAACCGGCAAAAAGCATACAGGAAACACTGGACAATATACTGGCAGAAAACCCCGATGCCAGTATACAGGTTATGCCTTATGGAGTTTTAACACTGCCAATGAACCAGTAATTTCCTGTTTTTATTTCTCATTTTATTTTGTTGAAACACTTTTTCAAATGTTTGTTTGAGGGTGGTTTTGTTTTAAGGCTTACAACTACTGCTGTTATCAAAGAAATTGGTGTTGCTACCAATATCGGATCGACTACTGTCCATACACCAGATAGCAGAGTAGCATTTCCAAACAGTGCCTGACTTATACCGAGCGGAACTGCTTCTTTTTCATGAACAAATATAAGCCAGGAAAGACTGGAGAAAGTACCGATTATAAGGCTTGATATAGCCCCCTCTTTTGTCATACCCTTCCAGAAAAGTGCACCCATATACATTGGCAAAAAAGCTGCAGTACACAGACCCATAAATATAGCCGTTGCTCTTGCAATAATACTTATTGGAAGCACATAGGCAAGCACTACACTTACAACAATGGTAACCGCAATACCTATTTTTGTAACAACATCTGAAGTGGTTTTTCCTTTACCTTTCTTGAGGAATTCTTTATAAAAATCGTGACCTATAGAAGTACCCATTATATGGAACTGTGAACTTAAAGTAGACATTGCCGCTGATAACAGTGTCAGCATGAACAATACTACAAAAAGGTCAGGCATTGCAGAGTTGATGTATTCCGGCATTATTAGGTCGGTATTACCATTTGCAACCTCAAGTGCAATCTTTCCAAAGTTATCAAAGAAGTAAACATTGGAAAGAGAACCAACAATATATGCCACTCCTGCCATCATCAGTATAAAAGGACCACCTACAAGAACTGCCTTGTTCAGAGAACTGCTGCTTCTTACCGTCATGAACCTGACTGCAAGTTGTGGTTGTGCAAGAACGCCTATCCCTACACCGAGTATAAAAGTGGATACAACCGTCCACCATATTTGGGAACCTAATTCAGGCATAGCAGTCCAACCCATGTGTCCGCTGGCAACCAACTTTTCAGGCACAAGATATGCCATATTAGTTAGTGCCTGATGAGCTTCAGTAACACCACCAAGTTTTATGTAGGTAAAAATAAGCAGTAGACCCATACCGATAAACATAAGGGTACCCTGAAGAGCATCGGTATACATTACCGCAATTAAACCCCCTGTTATAACATATGCTGCAATAATAATAGCCAGTATTAAAACAGCAACATCGTAGTTAATTGAGAGAGCAGTTTCAACAAACCTTGCTCCACCAATCAGTACTATACCGGCATAAAGTGGCATGAATATACCGACCAGTGCTCCTGAAAATCCCTGAATAAAACGTGACTGGAAGCGTTTACCAAGAAATTCAGGAAATGTTACAGCATCTAAGTTAACACCCATCCTGCGGGTGCGTGAACCAAACACAACAAATGCGATAAATATTCCAAAAACTATATTCATAAAAGTAAGCCACAAAAGACCCATTCCATAGGCACCAGCTGCTCCACCGAAACCTACTATAGCGGATGTGCTTATAAATGTAGCTCCATAGGACAGCGCAAGAATATAGGGGTTTATTTTTCGACCAGCCACCATATAATCTTCAGTTTCATTCGTCCGTCTGTATCCCAGTAATCCCAAATAAAATATTACTATTAGATAAATCAGTACAACTACTGCCAGAACAGGGGTACTTACAGCCATTTTTAAACTCCTTTAACTACTATTAATCTTCCTCTTTATTCCAATTAAAAATACCGTAGATAACACATCCAATAGCACTCAGAAATGAAAGAATATAAGCCAACAATATATACGGATCTTCAATCCCCAGCATAGTTCTTGCTCCTTTTTCTATTAATGATTGGTGTGTGGTAGCATGTGACACGCATTCTTTAATCTTTCGAAAATATAAACCTTGAATAACACAAATTTATTCCAAAGTATTACCAAAACTTATTTAGATAAGGTAGACCAATAATTACAGAGTGTTACTTAAAAAAACAAAAGTAACACTAAAACCGCAATTCCAGTTACTTATTTTAAAAAGTCCCTCTGGAGTAGAAATATCAGCCATGAAGGACGCAATTGTTGTTTGCGTCCTCTCAATAGTTTAAATGATTATTTTAATGTTGCAAAAGTAACCAGTGCGTTACCTATTTTTTCGATATTTGTAGAAAAACCAGCGTTTTCGAAGTGATTTTTCCAGTTCTCTTCTGTTATTTCAGGTCCATGATGGTGTCCAAATGGATCAGTTGTGATTAAATGACCGCCTCCGCTTAAAACTCTTTTTATTTCCTCAAGACCTGCAGGAATATCATCCAGATGATGCAGCATAAAGAAACAAGTCACTGTATCCACTGCATCATTTTCAAATGGCAGGTCGTAGATATCACCGGTTTTAAAATTCACATTTGAAATTTCCAGAATCTCTGAATTCATCTTACACTGGTTTATCAAATTTTCCTCGATTTCTATACCATAAACACTGGAATCTGGGTTTTGTTCTGCTATATCCATCGTGATAGAACCCACTCCACATCCAATGTCAAGTATATAATTCCCGTCTATATTAGGAAGTATCTGACCAAGAACTTTTGTCCGTAATTCTTTCATTGCTGGGTGTGGATAAGTAGCATTTAATGAATCAAAAGAGGTGTATGGCAAAACCTCATAAACGTTTGAATTATTTTCTGCAAACAGGCCCTTTACATATACACCATTATCATCGGATTTTAAAAATTCCACAACAGAAACACCGATATCACCGGTAAACCTCAGGTTCCATTCTTCCTGCTTTTCTGAAAATTTAAAATCAAAAGAATCATGGACTACTATAAAATGAGAATACCTGTTATCAAATTTTGATTGCAAGTTATTATAAGATTCTATTTTACTAATACTGTCCTTCCACAATGTGAGAATATGCAGAGATTTTTCATCTGCATAATTTGAAACTGTACCTATTGGATTATAAGACATATCTGGTACATAGAATCAGTGCTATAAATATCTTGCAATTAACAGAGTTAACCCGCAAAATTCTAAATTCTGACTGTTACAATAGGTTAGTCAGTGAACTACCGCTGAGCTAAAGACTCAGCGGCTTCGGAAGAAATTTACCTTGAAAGCCTTACTCTTTAAATCAAAGATTTAAAGATATTTGTAAATTTTCAATTTACAAAGTTCTTCCCGGGGAGTTCACATCCCCACTATCGGTTATCCCTGCGAGGGAATCA is part of the Methanohalobium evestigatum Z-7303 genome and encodes:
- a CDS encoding sodium:solute symporter family protein, which gives rise to MAVSTPVLAVVVLIYLIVIFYLGLLGYRRTNETEDYMVAGRKINPYILALSYGATFISTSAIVGFGGAAGAYGMGLLWLTFMNIVFGIFIAFVVFGSRTRRMGVNLDAVTFPEFLGKRFQSRFIQGFSGALVGIFMPLYAGIVLIGGARFVETALSINYDVAVLILAIIIAAYVITGGLIAVMYTDALQGTLMFIGMGLLLIFTYIKLGGVTEAHQALTNMAYLVPEKLVASGHMGWTAMPELGSQIWWTVVSTFILGVGIGVLAQPQLAVRFMTVRSSSSLNKAVLVGGPFILMMAGVAYIVGSLSNVYFFDNFGKIALEVANGNTDLIMPEYINSAMPDLFVVLFMLTLLSAAMSTLSSQFHIMGTSIGHDFYKEFLKKGKGKTTSDVVTKIGIAVTIVVSVVLAYVLPISIIARATAIFMGLCTAAFLPMYMGALFWKGMTKEGAISSLIIGTFSSLSWLIFVHEKEAVPLGISQALFGNATLLSGVWTVVDPILVATPISLITAVVVSLKTKPPSNKHLKKCFNKIK
- a CDS encoding class I SAM-dependent methyltransferase, whose product is MSYNPIGTVSNYADEKSLHILTLWKDSISKIESYNNLQSKFDNRYSHFIVVHDSFDFKFSEKQEEWNLRFTGDIGVSVVEFLKSDDNGVYVKGLFAENNSNVYEVLPYTSFDSLNATYPHPAMKELRTKVLGQILPNIDGNYILDIGCGVGSITMDIAEQNPDSSVYGIEIEENLINQCKMNSEILEISNVNFKTGDIYDLPFENDAVDTVTCFFMLHHLDDIPAGLEEIKRVLSGGGHLITTDPFGHHHGPEITEENWKNHFENAGFSTNIEKIGNALVTFATLK
- a CDS encoding symporter small accessory protein, translating into MSHATTHQSLIEKGARTMLGIEDPYILLAYILSFLSAIGCVIYGIFNWNKEED
- a CDS encoding metal-dependent hydrolase family protein, which encodes MENSVQTVLKGATIFDGTDNGFHTDALLVFQDDEIVYIGSQKDCDIKIDDESLFYDVSGQFIIPGLIDTHVHLDLHGFPDTYQENLLDDKYRAIRAAIDMEKTVNSGFTTVRNVGSVNYIDIAVKKAVEDGLIAGPRILTSGKIICMQSAGSEYFSGMYREADGVDENRKAAREQLKEGVDFLKVMATGAIMNPGGIPGAPQLDVEEISAVVDEGLKLGIYTAAHAHGSEGIKNAIKAGVRTIEHGTLADEQTLKMMKNNNVYLVSTLSSNYFMVRKENEALIPDFMREKAEEVAQMRKNVIRKALEIGVKVIMGTDAGTPFNYHGNNSMELVRYVRENLMTPEQAIIASTRTAAEAIGLGDVTGTLEVGKSADCVILNKNPMEDISCLLETQNIIMTFKEGNPQKCLCEWNI
- a CDS encoding ATP-grasp domain-containing protein, whose protein sequence is MTDNKKKILIICEQSDIHLIMESFNHTDNYQISIETTEDILGRGVTNALKDIIQQINNNPDMYDGVVGTHDSSAVFASVICEHTGMPGISVEGVVNCQNKYISRQLQEKIVPEYIPNFCLDEEYLSNLEKSLPAFAKPVRSNVSFAAQKIDTTKDLQQLINDFGEYIKDYNQYYVDSLSLSSYDNPENLYTCNKFLCEELIFGTQVTADCYVYNQKAHVFALTKAAFFDDKISFSHHEFPYQVSPETEQKIYNMIDKLAKNLKLDNTFINVELKIDEKTGNVSIIEVNARIAFQFAKTIETVKGFDPLHLICDLASGDEPDIYPEFAPEYSMCYNFELRKFSDKLVTKIPDARNIARIKKIYPGVEIRNLILNGGKLSDYKHNPESYRYCILDIPGNNKEEIMDKLEDIKAMLNYRFMDIEETEYPLQGQSF
- the larA gene encoding nickel-dependent lactate racemase, whose amino-acid sequence is MSSIKLPYGHDSLTLDIPDKNLSRVIVPEEPEITEDESSLMQKALENPVKSKRLSEIVDDESTVAVLVSDTTRPAPTSKMLPPLLNELYRGGIKDENITIVFGLGLHRNQTEEEMEKLVGSDIYNRVRCIEHDRERCRHIGDTSNGTPVEIFEEVLDSDMIVCTGNIEFHYYAGYSGGGKAILPAVSSEKTVMTNHEMMRDDKATTGVIESPVRTDIEEAAQMVGADFLFNVVLSSQKDIIYATAGDVIEAHRKGVKYLDSIYKVKVEPSDIVVVSPGGYPKDLNLYQAVKGLENAKNAAVEGGSIILSAKCQECLGNAVFEKWTRELETPEETIEKFNCSFELGGHKAANIAKMAKKFNLYLVSNMPEEDAKNAFFKPAKSIQETLDNILAENPDASIQVMPYGVLTLPMNQ
- a CDS encoding histone deacetylase family protein produces the protein MTSIIYHPDYLKHNTGNHPESSIRLSHAVEYLEKQDVFKNHPLVEPNTAEISQIQTIHTPDYIKKVEYHCNNEIPLDPDTVVSKDSYRAALLAAGGSIRAVNETYTNNSAFALVRPPGHHAESDRAKGFCLFNNIAIAAKYAQSQGMKRVLIIDWDVHHGNGTQHSFYSDSTVMYMSTHRYPWFPGTGWMDETGSGEGEGYNINVPLFAGSTDDEYAYVFDKIFMPVALQFQPDIIMVSAGMDAQENDMLGGMKLTSEGFATLAGYIKRIADLTCKQFILVLEGGYQHEKLAESIYQVITAINSEPHLIEIQKNNVSENVLKRVDEVIGIQRQWWNI